In the Telopea speciosissima isolate NSW1024214 ecotype Mountain lineage chromosome 6, Tspe_v1, whole genome shotgun sequence genome, GGTGTGATCACCCTTGTTTGTCTTGGTGCTTTCTTTCTCCAGTTAGGCATGGTCATGATAAACAGTAACACTACATGGACCTATTAAACCTGGAAAAGTTATAATTACACATACCATAATCCATGTGACATTAGAAAATGTGGCAAGACTTGAAGAATATACCAGGGTTATTATGAACATTGGAGCAATAAGTCTACTGAACATGAAAAAGTAGTTCTCTCCTGGATCATTTGTTTGGCTAACTTGGTTTTGGAATTGAATAATAGAATCATGCTCAATTGTTGATGATTTAACCAGCTCTATTGATTGAGTGATTAGATCCATCCAGTTAAGGAATTCTTGATTTTTTGGTTCAGATGATTGGGTTGGATCTCCCATTTTCCAACAGTTCAAATAGCCAGATTAGCCCTCCATATGTGGCAAGCTAGATCCACCTAGCCAGTCTTGGCTATGTGAACCACCCACTAAGCCTTTATCCATATTCTAAATATGCGCTGAATTTTTAAATGGATTTtattaaaaagaataataacGAGCGTTTCTTGCCCTGTATTTTTTTCATTCCCCAATTTACTATGAACAGGAGGCAAGAAATTTGACACTATTCGTATGAGTAGCTCCACTGAGGGTGATAATGATTTGGTTTATCAAATTTCATCGTAATCAAAACATCAAACGGTTCCATTCCAAATAAGGTAAATATAGCTACATAAGTAATTTTTTGATGTTACAGGCATCATATACAAGGAAAGTATTTTCCTGTTACTGTAAAAACACTTAAGAATCTGCTTGAGAACCTATACAACAATATAGTTGCCAGTTGGTGGTTTGACATGGAGTGGGGACACCAAGGGATAGTAAACCATGTAGGTGTACTTGAGAACTACAAAAAGAATCAAGAGCAGAAGTTGGAATCATTTCCTGTAAATTATTCATTGTCAAtcattctcttttccttctttgtgttccctgcattttttgtttttcttttagccTTTCTGCTATAGGAGTTATTAACTTGGAGATTACTgtgtggttgttgttgttgttgctggtattgttctttatcttttttgactaactttttttttctttctttgattaCTCTTGTAGGGCATTGTTGGGTTGGAAACAGAGTATGGTATTCTTCATATAAAAGTATGTTCTTATCTTTCAGCAAGTTTAGATGCCTAATGTGTTTAATGTTTGACCACTTGACCAGAATCAGAAGAAATTGTATGTTTGCTTAAGACATCATCCATTCAATCATACTTAGCTTTAAGCTAACAccatttctttcattctctttttGGTGTATATTATTGTTTTCCAGTCAATAAACCAAACATGGAAAGCTCTACCTCTCTTCTTTGGGTGTCCTTCACTGTTGCTGTCCTCCCTTTTCCTTTCAGGACTGGATTTGTTTAGTATTGCTGTGATATTGAAAGGGCATAGTCCTGCATAGTCTGTGATTAGAGGCCTAATGAAAGAAgagccgggggggggggggaagattgGAAGATGACTCAGTACCCTCAGACAAACCTTTAAACTAGTGTGGGGCCTACAACCTTTGTTATTTGTTATGACATAGGGATTGTCTTTAGTTAGGGTATATCCAATTATGTAGCATATCTCCATTGATGTTTCCATGTTCATTCATTAGTAACACTATCGTACTTGTAGGTCACTTTTGGGGATTGAGATTATTCCGACACTTGGCTGGTAAAATGTTCATATATAGCCATTGTAAGATTGTGAAGTTTACATTTTCTAGAAAGCAActgaattttattaaaaaattatatgaaGACAATAGAAAGTCTTCCTCTTTGACAtaatctatctctttcttattattctttcttgtttctctccCTGTTACAACCAAACTGTATGAGTTGATTACATAAACCCTGTATCCTAAGAAACTGACAAATTCTTTTAGAGCTGTACAGTCACCCCTTTCCAGTTACCAGGTGGTACTGCCATACTTTCATGGTTAGGTGGTAGGACTGCTAAAAGTTCTTTCATTGTCCCAAGGTTTCTATAAGATTAAATACAGCTTGGTTAAAAGGGACTGTTGCTTGAGGATGGTTTGTGATGGTATGGGCCTCTGTATGAGTGTGGGGTAGACTATAATCCATCCTGTCATGAACCCGTCTTACGGCGGATATTGTTCGCTATCTCCTTTACTATCCTCTCCACATTCTTTGAAGTCTACTTTTGCCAATTTAATTATCTTGTTCTAGTTTCACAATCACTCAACTCCTATTTACCtaattgatttgttttttttcagcTTTTCCCTGACTGTGCCCCACAATCAGTGTTGCACATACTAGAGTTGTTGGAATTGCGACATTGTGCGGGTTGCCATTTTTATCGTGCCGAAGGCCGTGGGATCTCTTGGGATTCAAAAGGAAACCGCATAAAGGATGTAAGTATCATGGATTATCATTCCAACTCatcaatttaaagtaattatttgaataaaaaaagtcTGGGAAGACTGCTTCTTGTAGTTATGTTTCACTTCTTAGGTTCACAATATCCTTTTCCGATGGGTGAGTATTTCAATTTATTAGTCAGGCATTTTAACCTCAGTGGGGGCCTGTGTGAATCCTGAAATTTCGTGGGGCAGGCCCTTGAGTGGTGAGTTCGTTCATCTGTACTTGTCAATTGTCATTGCTCATTTGTGGGCCAAACTTTGCTTTTCTTGAAAGGCTCTCTTTAAGTTCACCGAAGGTTCAAAAATATCCTATATTCCTCCAACTCCCAATAACGACCATAACTAGTAAACCAGGATACCTATACAGATCATACAAACATATTTTATCCTTAAACTATGTAACCAAGCCTGTTTTAGAAGGAATCTATTTACTTTACCTCAAAGTTCAATCTTGAATCCTTCTCAGATTCTTCAACCTATCTATCAGACAGTTGTTTGATAAGTAGATGATTTCGAGATGATGGTTAGGACACCACTTGTCCTGATTATTCCATGACTTATTGTTGGACACAGACAGATGTGCCCTAATGCAGCTTGAATGTTTTAGGCTTTTGTTGTCATTGTATCAAAATCGTTTTTTATTAATCTTTTCCTAAACATTGTATATAATTTCTGTATTAAACTTTAGAATGTTACTGGTGAAAGCACAAAAAGTACATGGGCTATGACTTATAAACTAAACATGTACTGTACCCTAGCATCCTtgggtccttctcttgttgtgGGGCCTAGCTAGTTTGTTTACTATGCTTCATGGATTTGAAACATGTACTCAATCCCTGTATGGTTTCTCCATAATAAGGGTTAGATCCACTGGCTCAAATTTTGAATTATCAGATGATATAGAGTTCAGAAGTGCAGTTGTTCCTTTGTTATAATCTTTGTCTTTGTTACTGTTACTTTAGTTTATCTATCTAAATGAAAATGTGCTGTGAAATATACAGGCTCCTCTTGGCCCTCCTTATGCCCTGATCCAGGGCACACTTGAAGCACAAGGAAACCCATTCAAGAAAATCCCAACAGAAGCTTGTCCAACAATAAGAAGAGGGTCAGTTGCATGGGTTGGTTCAGGCCCAGAGTTCTTTATTAGCTTAGCAAACCACTACGAGTGGAGAAATGCATACACTGTGTTTGGTTCTGTTCTACTAGAAGATATGGAGAAAGTGGAAAAAATTGCACATCTTGCTACCAAACCAGATGTTTGGAGCGGTATTAACGTTTCTGTCTTAGAGAAACCTGTTTCCTTCTGGTTTCGGAGAGTCAAGACAATGCATGGAGACCTTAACCTCAACAAAAATGAGAACTCAGATTCCAATGGTTCTTAACTGCTTGTATGTCCTAAACCCTGGGTCTTTCTGCACTTTTTGGCTCTTTGTTCATTTTCTTCTAGATTTTGCATTACTCAATCCAGTTATGAAACATGGTAAGAAAATTATTCTCATTGAGGCTTTCAAAATCTTTTAACATTGAACCAGTTGGTGGGGAAGATCCCGAATCAAAGTTTTTAACCATGAACCGTTCCTCGCTCGCATTAGGGCAAACGCAACAACAACGCAAAGGGGGTTTAAGGTTATTTCTTAGTACGACAAATGTTGTACCTCCAAAGGAATATAACACTTGAACATGTATCTTTTTGCAAATCAATGGGTTAAATAGATTAATGATTGAGCAAGACCTAGAACAGGGGAGGCAATCCTCATACTCAAGGGTTCAAAACCATAATTCTCACAGAGAAGATAAAGAGTGGAGGAGGAAGCTAGTAAAATCCCTATAGTTGCATATTTATAGATTAGAAATCCTAATCTGCTAGAAAGATTACATGCCAAATGGTACGATTCTATTGGGTGATCCAATTAAggtttttttattcaagttagattcatcatatataaataaaataattacttAAAAGTCACACTTGAAGCAGTTACAATACTATTTACCAATAAGTACACCCATAATATGGTAATAACTAAAACCCTTAAAATAGATAGAAATAATTTCATTAAAAGTCCCTCCACTTAACAATGTCACATAACGAGCTTCTAGGTATAGCCCCCCTCAGCACTGTTTTAAGCTTAACTCGGATGTGTCTCAAGTCGAAGGAAAAGGAGGTGTGGGCTTTGTAATCCGAAATTCTCAAGGCAACCCTATTGCATAGTATCTGAGCCCCAAAGCTTCACCTTAGTGCTTCAGGGAGAAGCCATCTCAATTCGGTCAGGTATGCTTCAGGCCATTGAAGATGGTGTCGACTACTTAATGGTGGAATCTGATAAGGGAGTGATATCATATCTTTCTCAACAGCAGGCGATAGATCAATTCTCTTTAGTAAATATTGTGAAAGATATTCAATATCTCACctctttttttactttcatgTTCCTTTCACTACATTCCCAGGGAGAATAACAGCGTGGCTGACTCCCTGGCTAGGAGGGTGGTGTCCCTAATGTGTAGGACATCTTGGCCCGTTTCCACTCCGTGGCTGTCTGATCATTGTATCTCGGATGCCATGTACTGGGCATGTTTCAATAAACAGTcttcttcttaccaaaaaaaaaaagcttctgGGTATGGAATATGAACACCATAAAAAATCCTAGCCCATTGGAACATCTATGTTAGAGAATCTCAACCAATAATTAGACATAAATTTTTTGTAAAACCTTTTCAAACATAATTATTAAATAAGGATTTACTCCTTTTcattatgcctagtgaagtataacgcttcTATTTGTCACATTGTAGtacatgagttagtccatgtgatagaagaccaACCAAGCATCTCAATGgtacaatttcaattttaaaatgagtagaagaagtagctaaaattacaaaagatgtcattttagTTCTTTACATGTTcataccccaaaaaaaaaaaaaaaaaatttacatgcaTCTTCAttttgatggcattttggtaattttactaaaactttgaatcagagtttgagcaacttttcttgtatactttggactaaaatttggccattgagataTGTATGTggagtcctctatcacatggactaatccATATACTACCAAGTGGCAAATAGGAAAGCATTATACTTCAATGGGCATAGTGACACTTAGAAGGACcaattatataaataataatattttaaatgcATTTTAAAACTTTTCACAAAATTACCACTAAGCTCGGAATTTAGTCCAATCATAGCTAGATAATCCTCTTAAGATATTTACCTTATTCAGAAATGGATTACATGTCGAGTATCTCTTTTATTCACAAATGAACATTATATATCTAATGCACTAATATATATCAGCCAGTGTAGGCATCAACCTTTAGTACACCAAAACATACAATGTTCCTCTACAATAGTAAGGACCTCTCAGGTTGGGGACCAATAATTATTATAGAGAATTTTGttacttaaaagttaaaacaacTAATGGTAGGGTTTAGGGACCAATAATTATCATAGAGAATTTTGttacttaaaacaactaatggTAGTCTTATATAGGATTCTCACATGATCCACTTCAATACACATAAAATATGAACATTCGCGTTTATATTTTGAAATCACACCATGAAAGATAAACAACAAGACAACCCTATGAACAAAATGCCCGATTTTGTCCCCAATTGTGAAGAATTTAAAGTTGATCCTTAGGACAAACAATTGTCATAATATACAAATGCAAACTAATTAACATTAACATGTTAATTGGATTGGATGGATGGATACATATATCCAACAAGGATCCTACTAGGCGGCACTTTGCCTAGTGAAGTATCACGTTTCacggaagaaaataaaaaaagctaaaggaaaatttacacatacctcccctgaggtaaggCCTAATTGTAGATCCACATgtgagttttggatatttatgcatacctcccctgcttttcaaaataattaataagtaaatcCACTCCATTTGTTGTCCCCGTTAATTGCAAACGGTAAGAGTGTTTTAATCATTttatgactaatataccccttgACATGGTAAAGATATAACCATCACCCACAATtcatcgtttagggtttgaagacCCTAAAAATCTCTACGCAAGAACACCTGCCATTCATCTTCCTCTCGCAAGAACacatgcaactcatcttccccgcCGATGATGAGAAACTATTATTCTTATTGCTTGTTATTTGTTTCGCCAATTGCAATTAGAGAGCCTTCCCTCTATGGTTGCTGATAGCAATTTATAGCTTCATAGAAACTTTTAATCTTCTTCCTTACTGTTTTCTGTAGGTGGGTTGTAGATTTTAGGTATTAGAGACCGGTTGATTGGTCTGAAATGGGTTTCCGTTCATAACTCATCAGTCTCAGGTTAACAAAGTGGGATTTGTCATGAATTTAGGTATTTAGCATGAAGGACAATTTGGTCAACAAATGTATAATTCAAACGTTTTGAAATCCCACGATAACGAAGTAGgtttatttataaattattttagAAAACAGGGGAGGTATGTataaatatccaaaactcacAGGTGAACCTATACTTAGACATTACTTCAGGGAAGGAAcatgtaaatttcccaaaatttaATCACTAACCAAGGTCTCACGAAAAGTGAAAAATCTCTTACTTTGTCCTTtccctctatcttcttcttaacaaaattAGGTGATGGGAACATGACCTGAGGCTCCTCCCTTTCTCTATAATAATTTACCAATTCTTTTCAGACTATATGAACTATGGACTTGCAGAAGGGATCCACCAAGGAATTGTCAAGAGATGAGATGACAAGTTTAGGGCTTTTCATAACTCATTTCTCTGTCAtcattttgagtctgttttgaAATTCAAAACGGTGGATGGCACAGGTCAAGGTCAGTGGATCAAACGTAACCAAATCTTGAAAACCAGTACCAACCCCAATCCATGGTCTCCTCTATTCTCGGTTCTCCATCCATTGCTCACTGTCAAATGCTTAGCTTCGTTGGCAGCACCCTCAAGCTCTTGGGCTCCATgtattctcctcctcttctgtctctccctctctctccctctctctctctctctctgtggaaggggagggagggggagggaccAGGATGTTAGTACCAGAGGAGTTCTGGCCCTTCACAGACCACTTGGGGAATAAAACTTCGCAGAGATGTCTCTCCAACAATACCAGCACTTCGCCTCTTGATTACTCCGTCCCTCTACTCATGCTGCAGATTTCTCTTGCATCCTTAACAACTGTAGTCACCTCTGTTCTTCTCAAGCCTCTCGGCCAACCCCTCATGGTTGCTCAAATCTTGGTATGTTCTAACTTATGTTTGTGTTGTCCCTTAATCAGATTTGAGTAGTACTCATTATCATAAGCACTGTGGATTTACAGCCCCAAGTCCCCCTTGGGCTCATATCTCTATTCTCATGTAGTGGctagatttttttattctgtGCTGGGGGGAAATTCACCAAAATCTGGTGTTTGTTTCGCTAACTCTGTTTGGTTTTTATTGTGATACCTCTTTTTGTTCCTGGTTTGGGGCTTGGAGGTGGGGGGAAGAAAATGATATTCATTAAAAAGAAACTGAGAAATTAACAAAGCTTCAACAACATTCATAAGccaaacccataaaaaataaaaatcatcccaaacaaaatcagaagaaaagccctaagaaaaagaatgctTTTTACCAATACTTATTAATGATCATAGCTGCTGATATGGTGTTCAGCAGCTATTATCAAATTTGCCACTACCAAATTTgcaaagatatatatatatctaggTGACATTAAGATTTAATGTTTGATATTTTCCACTTATGATTGATTGACCAGGGTGGTGTCCTGCTAGGTCCTTCTGCTTTGGCACATAGCAAGACGATCGCAAGAACATTGTTTCCATTACAGAGCTTTGTAATGTTGGATGTAATTGCAACACTGGGAATCATGTTCTATTTCTTCTTGATTGGATTGTATATAGACCCATGGATAGTAAAGAAAATTGGAAAGAAAGCATATGCAATAGGAATTTCAGCTTTCATCTTTTCCACTGTTTCACctttgtttggtttttattaTGTGTATGACTCCATTACCGACCAATCCTTGAAAGATTCAGTTCCCTTTATAATGAGGGCAGAGGCGATCTTCACATTCCCTATCATTGCTCGTTATCTCTACGAACTCAATATCATAAATTCAGAGTTCGGTGGAGTAGCATTGTCTTCGTCAATTGTTGGTGGCCTATTAAGCATTTTATACCAAATGTGTCTTAACAATTACAATGTCATTGTTGTACCAGGAGTTGtcagttctttcttttttatgctGGGCATTATCTTCATTGTCCGACCAGTGGCATTTTGGATGATCAAACGGAATAAGGAGAGCGACACAGCTTCCATCTATTCCATTTTTGTAGCGGTCTTAGTAACTGGTTTAGCAGGCCATCACATTGGCTTCCATATCATAATGGGGCCTTTTATTCTGGGCGTAGCTATACCTCCTGGGCCACCTTTAGGAGCAGCCCTAGCGGAGAGGCTTGAAGTCATTGTTTCATGGATTCTTATGCCAATCTACTTCCTCAAAATTGGTTTAGCAGTAAATATTTATGTCATGAAAATGACAAATGTTCAGGATGTGGGGTTGGTAATCTTTGTTTGCTGCTTTGGGAAATTTTTGGGAGCCTTTATAGCTTCTCTCAGTTGCAGGTTACCCTTGTTGGATGCTCTCTCACTTAGCCTTGTCCTCAATGTCACAGGTGCCCTCGAGCTGTTTATAGTAGAATCAATTAGAAGAAGACAGGTACCATGAACTTTgcacctctctttctcttttaatttgGGTTTGAAATGCGACTAACCATCAAAAAGTTTTATTTGGGCAGCAATTAAACTATGAAAGCTTTGTAATGATGTGCTCTTCCATGTTGGTCATAACAATGGTGATCACATTCTTACTAAAAACGTCCTATAATCCTTCAAGGAGATACCTTATTTACAGCAGAAGAACTATTAT is a window encoding:
- the LOC122664895 gene encoding uncharacterized protein LOC122664895, translating into MGRKPNDSETSRWAFLILLLIGLVSCSLVYMGLSSAFRPVNISSLSDFGLVGSSSSDGGSDWEQNLDSEEGECCRGIDHLELWGPAVKWGTDFKVNSSKECCRACKAMCNGRDGPCLCDSWVFCGNRESCGPKLGECWLKKQKDPLAPERQEAGEKVMWTSGLIFGKGEGIVGLETEYGILHIKLFPDCAPQSVLHILELLELRHCAGCHFYRAEGRGISWDSKGNRIKDAPLGPPYALIQGTLEAQGNPFKKIPTEACPTIRRGSVAWVGSGPEFFISLANHYEWRNAYTVFGSVLLEDMEKVEKIAHLATKPDVWSGINVSVLEKPVSFWFRRVKTMHGDLNLNKNENSDSNGS
- the LOC122665943 gene encoding cation/H(+) antiporter 15-like, whose amino-acid sequence is MLVPEEFWPFTDHLGNKTSQRCLSNNTSTSPLDYSVPLLMLQISLASLTTVVTSVLLKPLGQPLMVAQILGGVLLGPSALAHSKTIARTLFPLQSFVMLDVIATLGIMFYFFLIGLYIDPWIVKKIGKKAYAIGISAFIFSTVSPLFGFYYVYDSITDQSLKDSVPFIMRAEAIFTFPIIARYLYELNIINSEFGGVALSSSIVGGLLSILYQMCLNNYNVIVVPGVVSSFFFMLGIIFIVRPVAFWMIKRNKESDTASIYSIFVAVLVTGLAGHHIGFHIIMGPFILGVAIPPGPPLGAALAERLEVIVSWILMPIYFLKIGLAVNIYVMKMTNVQDVGLVIFVCCFGKFLGAFIASLSCRLPLLDALSLSLVLNVTGALELFIVESIRRRQQLNYESFVMMCSSMLVITMVITFLLKTSYNPSRRYLIYSRRTIMESRPNLELRLLVCIHNEENVPSLICILEASNHTQSDPIAAYILHLVELVGRATPLFISHKSSSIYNSSKAKLSKSIVNAFRQYEDNNKESITVSTFTAVTPVASMYDDICKLALEKRTSLILLPFHEQRATRIGSMSESSRMGSRTMNQRVLDNAPCSVAILLERGLWSKSMSALASWSPFRVAVLFLGGPDDREALALGIRITGHPKVNLLVIRILPVHDATSETEEKIKLDNYMINELKYYKADDDRIRYVEERVMDGSGTLRVIQSLENDYQLIMVGRQHDESSPVMSGLAEWDESESTELGTIGDILASSDFRSDAMILVLQQHLGAAN